A single genomic interval of Oryzomonas sagensis harbors:
- a CDS encoding mannose-1-phosphate guanylyltransferase, whose protein sequence is MYIVILAGGSGTRFWPLSRAARPKQLISLTGDRTMLQRTVERVLPLLPKRILVITNQIQAEETELQLSRYRDVPIDVIAEPSARNTAPAIGLAAAIIAAHDPTGIMAVLPADHFIKDEECLRATLVHAGHAARNGYLVTLGIMPSRPETGYGYIEADLELRGDGPFPVRRFVEKPPLAQAIRYLEEGNFFWNSGMFIWRCDTILSEIAFYLPGLGRALSGISFTSDVWELSDLAAQIRAMYDSIEGVSIDYAVMEKSSKVQVVPVEMGWSDVGSWSALPEVVTPDTSGTVCINAAGHVAIDSSDCLIYVDGKVVATVGVKGLVVVSTPDALLVCDRQRAQDVKKVVEQLAERGLTSCL, encoded by the coding sequence GTGTACATCGTGATCCTTGCCGGAGGTTCCGGCACCCGTTTCTGGCCCCTGTCCCGGGCTGCGCGTCCCAAACAGCTCATCTCCCTCACCGGGGACAGGACCATGCTCCAGCGGACGGTGGAACGGGTGCTGCCGCTCCTTCCCAAACGCATCCTGGTGATCACCAACCAGATTCAGGCCGAAGAGACCGAACTGCAACTCTCCCGGTACCGGGATGTGCCCATCGATGTCATCGCCGAGCCGTCTGCACGGAATACCGCCCCGGCCATCGGGCTGGCCGCCGCCATCATTGCCGCCCATGACCCGACCGGGATCATGGCGGTTTTGCCTGCGGACCACTTCATCAAGGACGAGGAGTGCCTCCGGGCAACCCTGGTCCACGCCGGCCATGCGGCGCGCAACGGTTACCTGGTGACCCTGGGTATCATGCCGTCCCGCCCCGAGACCGGCTACGGCTATATCGAGGCCGATCTGGAACTGCGCGGCGACGGACCGTTCCCGGTGCGCCGCTTCGTGGAAAAACCGCCCCTTGCACAGGCGATCCGCTATCTGGAAGAGGGAAATTTTTTTTGGAACAGCGGGATGTTCATCTGGCGCTGCGATACGATACTGAGTGAAATTGCCTTTTATCTGCCCGGCTTGGGGAGGGCCTTGTCGGGAATCTCGTTTACCAGCGATGTGTGGGAACTCTCCGACCTGGCAGCGCAGATCAGGGCGATGTACGACTCGATTGAAGGTGTTTCCATAGATTATGCCGTTATGGAAAAGTCCTCCAAGGTGCAGGTTGTGCCGGTCGAAATGGGGTGGAGCGATGTGGGGAGCTGGAGCGCGCTGCCCGAGGTGGTTACCCCGGATACCTCCGGTACGGTGTGCATCAATGCCGCCGGTCATGTGGCGATCGATTCGTCCGATTGCCTGATCTATGTCGATGGCAAGGTCGTGGCCACGGTCGGGGTCAAGGGGCTGGTGGTGGTTTCAACCCCCGATGCCCTGTTGGTGTGTGACCGCCAGCGGGCTCAGGACGTGAAAAAGGTCGTCGAGCAACTGGCGGAGCGCGGACTTACTTCCTGTCTGTAG
- the rfbD gene encoding dTDP-4-dehydrorhamnose reductase gives MILVVGANGMLGRDLMTLLGDRGRGVDIDGIDITSLESVERVLTAVRPAVVINCAAYTDVDGCESNQETAMQVNGEGVGHLAMASRTIGARLVQISSDYVFDGSKGTPYREDDAPNPLSVYGESKLAGEMNAAVNPDHLIVRTQWLYGLHGKNFVETMLRLGSERDELSVVDDQIGSPTWTVDLAHAVVALLEKGCRGVYHAANEGYCSWNDFARAIFQEAGMTVKVTAMTTEQLNRPARRPLYSTLECGKLAHDGGYRLQPWRDALRSYLKLRK, from the coding sequence ATGATTCTGGTTGTCGGAGCCAACGGCATGCTGGGCCGGGATTTGATGACCCTGCTCGGCGATAGGGGGCGGGGGGTGGATATCGACGGGATCGACATCACCTCCCTGGAGTCCGTGGAACGCGTTCTCACGGCGGTGCGTCCGGCGGTGGTGATCAATTGCGCCGCATACACCGACGTGGACGGTTGCGAGAGCAATCAGGAAACCGCCATGCAGGTCAATGGGGAAGGGGTGGGCCATCTGGCCATGGCGAGCCGCACGATCGGAGCGCGTCTGGTCCAGATCAGTAGCGATTACGTCTTCGACGGCAGCAAGGGCACACCCTACCGGGAAGACGACGCCCCCAACCCCCTCAGCGTCTATGGCGAGTCCAAGCTGGCCGGCGAGATGAACGCGGCCGTCAACCCCGATCACCTGATCGTGCGCACTCAATGGCTCTACGGCCTCCACGGCAAGAACTTCGTCGAAACCATGCTGCGCTTAGGCTCGGAACGGGATGAACTCTCGGTGGTGGACGACCAGATCGGCTCGCCCACCTGGACCGTGGACCTGGCCCACGCCGTTGTGGCTCTGTTGGAAAAGGGGTGCCGGGGCGTGTACCATGCCGCCAACGAGGGGTACTGTTCGTGGAACGATTTTGCCCGCGCCATCTTTCAGGAGGCGGGTATGACGGTAAAGGTCACCGCCATGACCACCGAGCAGTTGAACCGTCCGGCGAGGCGTCCGCTCTATTCAACGCTGGAGTGCGGCAAGCTGGCCCATGACGGCGGCTATCGGCTGCAGCCGTGGCGGGATGCGCTGCGGTCGTATTTGAAATTGAGAAAATAA
- a CDS encoding sensor histidine kinase — protein sequence MTDEHSVLSVTRFAPAGRASNEVMAEQRRAVLGEGIVDALIQAMPGYAMLVNEQRQVVALNRNVLKLIGTADDTVLVGKRLGEALNCAHAGDFPGGCGTGDYCSVCGVVLALLNSQESGGQIVRECLVTLQGHQTLALDMQATATPLQIHDQKFTVVVLQDISSEKRRQVLERLFFHDVINTTGGIHGLASLLAEQEDVPERVRTEYVAWLVALSENLLDEIRGQRNLLEAEQGEFVPEVSPVSIRAVLQETTRLFDYHDKTPGRSLVLKDGPDCTVATDAAILRRIIGNMTLNALEATPVGGVVTLSAVTDGAWVTIDVHNRGVIPPEVQLQLFKRSFSTKSLSGRGIGTYSMKLFGERYLRGRVSFTSCQDEGTTFTFALPLG from the coding sequence ATGACAGACGAACATTCGGTTCTTTCCGTGACCCGGTTTGCCCCTGCCGGACGGGCTTCCAACGAGGTTATGGCGGAACAGCGGCGCGCCGTTCTCGGTGAAGGGATTGTGGATGCCCTCATCCAGGCCATGCCGGGCTACGCGATGCTGGTGAACGAACAGCGGCAGGTCGTGGCTTTGAACCGTAACGTGCTCAAGCTTATCGGGACTGCCGACGATACGGTGCTGGTAGGCAAGCGCCTCGGCGAAGCGCTTAACTGTGCCCATGCCGGCGATTTTCCCGGCGGGTGCGGTACTGGGGACTATTGTTCCGTATGCGGCGTTGTGCTCGCCCTTTTAAACAGCCAGGAGAGCGGCGGGCAGATCGTACGGGAGTGCCTGGTCACCTTGCAGGGTCACCAGACCCTTGCCCTCGATATGCAGGCAACGGCAACGCCACTGCAGATCCATGACCAGAAGTTCACCGTCGTGGTGCTCCAGGATATCAGCAGCGAAAAGCGTCGTCAGGTCTTGGAGCGCCTTTTTTTCCACGACGTCATCAATACGACCGGTGGCATTCACGGTTTGGCCTCCCTCCTGGCGGAACAGGAGGATGTGCCGGAGCGCGTGCGGACTGAGTATGTCGCCTGGCTTGTGGCACTATCGGAAAATCTGCTGGACGAGATTCGGGGACAGCGCAACCTGTTGGAAGCGGAACAGGGGGAGTTTGTACCGGAAGTCTCCCCGGTGAGCATCCGGGCGGTACTGCAGGAAACCACCCGGCTGTTCGACTACCACGACAAAACGCCCGGCAGGAGCCTGGTGCTGAAGGACGGGCCCGATTGCACCGTTGCCACCGACGCGGCCATCCTGCGGCGGATCATCGGCAACATGACGCTGAATGCCCTTGAGGCAACGCCGGTGGGAGGCGTGGTGACCCTTTCGGCGGTTACGGACGGCGCCTGGGTAACCATTGATGTGCACAACCGGGGTGTCATCCCGCCGGAGGTGCAGTTGCAACTGTTCAAGCGCTCCTTCAGCACAAAATCGTTGTCGGGCCGCGGTATCGGCACGTACAGCATGAAGCTGTTCGGAGAACGCTATCTCAGGGGCAGGGTTTCCTTCACAAGCTGTCAGGACGAAGGGACGACCTTTACGTTTGCCCTGCCCCTTGGTTAG
- a CDS encoding phosphomannose isomerase type II C-terminal cupin domain → MERGERPWGSYVVLDENTSYKIKRIEVKPGQRLSLQKHHHRSEHWIVVSGIAKVTCGDDVLFINVNESTFIPIGKNHRLENPGKIPLVVIEVQSGEYLGEDDIVRFDDDYNRCTLPDAS, encoded by the coding sequence ATGGAACGGGGAGAGCGCCCTTGGGGTTCATACGTCGTGCTGGACGAGAACACCAGCTACAAGATCAAGCGCATCGAGGTCAAGCCGGGACAACGTTTGTCGTTGCAGAAACACCACCACCGCAGCGAACATTGGATCGTCGTGTCCGGCATTGCCAAGGTCACCTGTGGCGATGATGTGCTTTTCATCAATGTCAACGAATCCACCTTTATCCCGATCGGAAAGAATCACCGCCTGGAAAATCCGGGGAAGATTCCCTTGGTAGTCATCGAGGTGCAGAGCGGCGAGTATCTCGGCGAAGACGATATCGTCCGTTTCGATGATGATTACAATCGCTGCACCCTGCCCGATGCATCTTAA
- the rfbB gene encoding dTDP-glucose 4,6-dehydratase yields MPFKPTSLLVTGGAGFIGSNFIHSFIAANPDCDVTNLDCLTYAGNLKNLTAVENNPRYRFIKGDICDASLVATILKERAVDAVVHFAAESHVDRSITGPEIFVRTNVLGTQILLEESRRHWQSGAVPDFRYLQISTDEVYGSLGDAGYFTEQTPLAANSPYSASKAGADLLVRAYHETYGMPTLNTRCSNNYGPYHFPEKLIPLMIHNIITKKPLPVYGDGLNVRDWLHVRDHGAAVETVLKHAAPGSVYNIGGNNEWKNIDIVHLVCDLLDARLGRSAGENRSLIAFVKDRPGHDRRYAIDASKLKRDLGWGPAYTFEQGIAETIDWYLANQEWVAEVTSGAYREYYTQQYGGKQ; encoded by the coding sequence ATGCCATTCAAGCCCACATCCCTTCTCGTGACCGGTGGCGCCGGTTTCATCGGTTCCAACTTCATCCATTCCTTCATTGCCGCCAACCCCGACTGCGATGTGACCAACCTGGATTGCCTGACCTATGCGGGCAACCTGAAGAACCTGACCGCAGTGGAGAACAATCCCCGCTACCGTTTCATCAAGGGGGACATCTGCGATGCCTCCCTGGTGGCGACCATCTTGAAGGAGCGGGCGGTCGATGCGGTAGTTCATTTTGCCGCAGAATCCCATGTGGACCGCTCCATTACCGGTCCCGAGATCTTCGTGCGCACCAATGTGCTGGGAACGCAGATCCTGCTGGAGGAGAGCCGCCGGCACTGGCAGTCCGGGGCGGTGCCTGACTTCCGCTATCTCCAGATATCGACGGACGAGGTCTACGGCTCCCTGGGGGACGCCGGTTATTTTACCGAACAGACCCCTTTGGCCGCCAACTCTCCCTATTCGGCCAGCAAGGCCGGCGCGGATCTGCTGGTGCGGGCCTATCACGAAACCTACGGCATGCCGACCCTCAATACCCGTTGTTCCAATAATTACGGCCCTTACCACTTCCCCGAGAAACTGATCCCGCTCATGATCCACAATATCATCACTAAAAAACCGCTGCCGGTCTACGGCGACGGTCTCAACGTGCGTGACTGGCTGCATGTGCGCGATCACGGCGCGGCGGTGGAGACGGTTCTGAAACATGCCGCCCCCGGCTCGGTTTACAACATCGGCGGCAACAACGAGTGGAAGAACATCGATATCGTCCACCTGGTCTGCGACCTGCTGGATGCGCGGCTGGGCCGTTCCGCCGGCGAGAATCGCAGCCTGATCGCCTTTGTCAAGGATCGTCCCGGCCATGACCGTCGCTATGCCATTGACGCCTCAAAGCTGAAGCGCGATTTGGGCTGGGGGCCTGCCTACACCTTCGAGCAGGGCATCGCCGAGACCATCGACTGGTACCTGGCCAATCAGGAGTGGGTGGCCGAGGTCACCTCCGGCGCGTACCGCGAATACTACACGCAGCAGTACGGGGGCAAACAATGA
- the bioF gene encoding 8-amino-7-oxononanoate synthase — MEISIQQELEQIRERGLYRTTHLIQGRQSAWVEMDGKKLLLLCSNNYLGLADHPSLIAAAADAAERFGVSSGASRLVSGTMELHERLEAAVARFKQTEAALLFNSGYAANTGIISALVGRGDTIFSDRLNHASIIDGALLSGARLVRYPHNDHNALARLLEKQRGSGRALIVTDGVFSMDGDIAPLRELAGLKAAHGALLMVDDAHGGGVLGEQGRGTAEMLGVTEGVDVLMGTFGKALGSYGAYAAVSQELRELLLNRARSFIFSTSLPPSVLAASLAAIELVQSPEGANRRDQLRRKSDLFRNSMRSAGFNLPDGTTQIVPLVTGQADTTMRFSEMLLDEGVYVQGIRPPTVPAGACRLRFTLMATHGSDDLIWAAERIIAVGRRLGVI; from the coding sequence GTGGAAATCTCCATTCAGCAAGAATTGGAACAGATCCGGGAGCGGGGATTGTACCGCACGACGCATCTCATCCAGGGACGCCAATCGGCGTGGGTGGAGATGGACGGTAAAAAGCTGCTGCTGCTCTGCTCCAACAACTATCTGGGGCTTGCCGACCATCCGTCCTTGATCGCGGCCGCGGCCGACGCAGCGGAACGGTTCGGCGTGTCGAGCGGCGCCTCGCGGCTCGTGTCCGGCACCATGGAACTGCATGAGCGCCTGGAGGCCGCGGTTGCCCGCTTCAAGCAGACCGAGGCTGCGCTGCTCTTCAACAGCGGCTATGCCGCAAATACCGGCATCATTTCGGCTTTGGTCGGGCGCGGCGACACCATCTTTTCCGACCGGCTCAACCATGCCAGCATCATTGACGGCGCGCTTTTGTCCGGTGCCCGGTTGGTGCGCTACCCCCATAACGACCACAACGCCCTGGCCCGGTTGCTGGAAAAACAGCGCGGTTCAGGACGCGCCCTGATCGTTACGGACGGCGTCTTCAGCATGGATGGCGATATTGCCCCCCTCAGGGAACTGGCCGGGCTCAAGGCCGCCCACGGGGCGCTCCTGATGGTGGATGACGCCCACGGCGGCGGGGTCCTCGGCGAGCAGGGGAGGGGGACCGCCGAGATGCTGGGCGTCACGGAGGGGGTGGATGTCCTCATGGGGACCTTCGGCAAGGCCCTGGGGAGCTACGGCGCCTATGCCGCGGTTTCGCAGGAGTTGCGGGAGCTGTTGCTCAATCGGGCCCGCAGCTTTATCTTTTCCACCTCCCTGCCGCCGTCGGTGCTGGCGGCGTCTCTTGCGGCCATCGAATTGGTGCAGTCGCCGGAAGGGGCGAACCGGCGGGATCAGCTCCGCCGCAAGAGCGACCTGTTCAGAAACAGCATGCGTTCGGCCGGGTTCAATCTCCCCGACGGCACAACTCAGATCGTACCACTTGTGACCGGGCAGGCCGACACCACCATGAGGTTTTCCGAGATGCTGTTGGATGAAGGGGTGTATGTTCAGGGGATACGCCCCCCCACCGTACCTGCCGGTGCTTGTCGGCTCCGTTTTACCCTCATGGCGACCCATGGCAGCGACGACCTGATCTGGGCTGCGGAGCGGATCATTGCGGTCGGCCGGCGTTTGGGGGTTATCTGA